The Styela clava chromosome 11, kaStyClav1.hap1.2, whole genome shotgun sequence genome includes the window AAAGCATCAATTGTAGTTTACCAAAACAGTTGACTTTACCTCATCATCTTGTTAACAAATTGATTTCTTTGATCAACATCATTCTTTAAGCCCCTAACTTATAGGTCAAGTAGAATTGGGTGAAAATGGAATTAGAAAATGACCACAAATTGCATTCCCGAATGGTTTTAGAAATAAGTCTCAAATAGTCAGACAGAATTTGTATAAAAATCTTACTTAATTTCTTTGCCACTTTTGATACCCATCATTTAAGAATACAATATAAACTTATTTTCTCTACCCAAATACTAAAAATAGTGATTTGTGACTGGTATTTCTATGGTTTCTGAGTTTAGATGTTGATTTTTAACAGTTTTACAtcatttacctccatattatcTGATCAATAACATGCAAGTTAGCTTTCAATTTTCTAAACCAATGAAAAGGTAGTTAACCTATCACCTTCATATATATTCTATGTAATATATACTACAcgatataaatttcaattgttatgcaaatttttttccttGTGATAAAAATGTTAATCTTTAATATTATCAAACTTTTACTCCAGTCACAAAACACCAACGacaaaaatatgtcaaataatCTATTTTAAACATCAAAGTAAAGCATTGTGGATATTATATCCTGATTCGAAATCAAGATGGCAGGTAAAAACGTCATATCGTATTTCAGCACAACACTAATGATGCAATAGCCGATGtataatatttgttttcctTCTGGTATGGccgaaatgaaatattattgacGTCATATTCTATTGCCATTAGGCTATTCAGCACACAAGTCTGACATTTATCTGTATCATAGTTACTAAACATCCACAAATTAGTAAAAGTAACCAAATAAGAAAAGTATCTCCCATCCATGTATTTGCAAAAGTGATTTGTATCAGgctatacaaatattttttggatGTAATTTGGTTAAATATGGTTTTTTGtaccatatttatatttagataatCAAGCTGTACGATTATCTATTTCACTTGACTATGAAGTTATCAACTGCACTTGCAATcctaaaatatttgtttgcaaTCATGTAGATAGTTTCTAATTTTTTGCTacgaaattgttttaaaattagggaaacatttaaaaaaaaactcaaaatttcatagTTGTATACCAAAGTAGGCATTTTCATCTCCTTTGCATCTATCGTCAAATTGCTTCATCTTGTACGATTTTCGAATATCGAATTTACTATATTCTGAAATGGCCATCACAAAAACTTGATAAACGTACGTCATGAGTACGATGTCTGTGAATGTCAGTGAATTAGAATTAGCGATTGATAATATTTAGGAAATGTGTTCATTGTTCCATGATCATACTAAATTGCGCATAGAGAAAATCTGcttgatattattatatgaaacACAGCAATTGTGGAAGTACTATTTCGGCATAATAATTTTGTGGATATAGAttaaagaaaattatattttctgtgcCACTCATTCAGATTATCGATACAATGTTGATATGTTAAAATACTCTGAGCAACCAAACATATGGACAAAACATGGCTAAAATAGAATGTTCAATAATGGCgccatatttatttttctttcaaaatcaTCTGAATCAATTATCGATAGCTATCCTAATCGATTGATCGTCGGAAATTATACCCCTGTTAACGATCCCGCCATTATTTTGTTGGTTGTTCACAAACACTTATGAGCGTAACTACCTACTCATCAGTCTCTTTGAAGTTGGCAAAACCGTTGAAAATCAGAAGTGTTAACCCGATATGATTGCTGCCATTAATTCAAGTTAATATGTGTTTCCCGATAACTCGTTATATGGCACGTAAATTGCATCTAAAATTTGTCTGTGAATTATTGTAtaaaatttttcgaaattcttTTGGCACATTTCATATCACCAAAATACAGACATACGATTTATTCTCACGATAATAccaagtcaaaaaaaaaactgaattttatttatatttataacttaTTTACAGACAAAATGAAAATCAACGCTGTTGATTACGATACAGAGAAGGAAAAAGCAAAAGTTCAAATTTATGGTCTGGCTAGCGGATATTACATCGCCATGAACAAAAGTGGGAAATTATACACCACGGTTAGTCACACCTAAATACTCCTTCTCAATTTGTAAACGTCATTACGACGAATAATTCATTTGCTTACAAAAGTTATTTCATTCCACTTTTGATGAttataatattacaaaacttttaCAATGATAAAGTTTGGTCGCTTGTTAAACATAATGAAATGAACCTATCaagtttttttctaaaattgttgTTGTATATATTGGTGTTCTTGTCGTTGTTGGTGTTGTTATCAGCACAATAGCTTCTCTGCAATAGTTGAATCAATTTCTTTCAAAGTTTCAAATCGtaagcaaaaaaatttgaaacaactAGCTGTAGGTGGTAGTGACTACTAGAAGGATTTTatacagttttaaaaaaaaatttccgaagTGCTTCTGACCGATTGAAATATTAATCTGAATTTTTATGTTGTGGTACTGTTATTCAGAAATGTTGTTATTGcatgattttgattttatttcagaaaaatatctTGAATGAAGACACTGTATTTCTGCATTATTACAACCCCCTTTCTCACGACGCATATTTATCAGATAAGCACAGTCGCTTTATCACCATGAGGGCTGCTACACAAGGAAGAACGACACCCGCACGGGCCAAAAACATTATCGACTCCTCAAAGACCCCACCGAAGCGTGCTTATTTTCTAGTCTCAAATGCTAGCGCGAAAAAGGAGGCTCTGCCAAAAACTTCATCATTTAGTGTCAGCACAACACCTCAAAAACAACTCATAACACCTTTTGAAGCGGTTACCACTGCCAGTACAATGCCAACGACACAAACAGGTTCGTTAGAACGTttcgatttttaatttatgCTTCTGCTCATAATATGATAATATCACATAGGATAGTATCCCCTTCTTTTCACAACAGAaaggaaaatcgaaaataaatttttacatatttacaaAACATGTATTTATATTCTAGATTTGGGATAATTATATATAGTTCAATTAGTTCATGCAATTCAAATTGCCTGTATTGACAAAAGAAGTCCTGAATGACGTAAGTCATAAAGCAAACATCTGGAATATTTTGAACCCACATAAAGTCAATCATACATTTCTCCAGAGATGTtgttcaatcaaattttttaaaataaagtgaCACTGAGACGACTTGCAGAATtataatcattttcaaaatatcatatttagTATAGGTAATTAATGGTGCAATAGCCTGTTACTATGATATCTAATCAAAGTCTATCTCCTTcctaattattattttattatatacagtgaaaacaaaacattgtcATTAATCATTTTTCTATTTACATTTCAGTAACTACTGTTAAAATAGAAGAAACTTCAATTCAAACAACGGAGAAACTTTTCGATTCAACGACAATTACTCCACCAACTGTATCTACTACAAGTGTATCAAAACCTAAGACTAAGCGACCGCGAAAATCTCGGCGTCGCAAGGAAGGAAAAAGGGGTAGAAAACGAAAATCTAAAAACAGAAAACGTAATCGAAaagaaaagaaaagaaaaaacaagaaGTCTAAAAAAGGCAAAAACCGCGGGAGAAATAAAGCTAAGACCAGATCTGCGAGATCACTGGTCGACTCAAGTACATTCTCTAATCATATTTCTTCGGATATATTTCACATTCTAACCTTACTTGAGCAAGATGCTGATTTCAATAACTTGAATGATATTATTGAAAGCCTTTCGCATGCGTCAATTTTAGATTTTATTGACAGTGAAGTTACGTGACCAAGACTttaaaaaa containing:
- the LOC120348172 gene encoding uncharacterized protein LOC120348172, which gives rise to MTKGFRLLETESAILLMILTLITNFMESSTYSILRKDNNGFQKMLTETITKPLTIESSDIALLHRLLALKSRSSTESDNKSFLRNRFSYFKPRRKIGKRIPFQKLNEFSSQNNDTQNFSLSNSGHNEPQYISKYDDTSTNNNRRRIRRSTSGRSSIYDQIFNSESSSESGNHLRNLDSKSTDELFERQEAVFKMYHKESSSYLKILSDGSIIGESKEDEFYKMKINAVDYDTEKEKAKVQIYGLASGYYIAMNKSGKLYTTKNILNEDTVFLHYYNPLSHDAYLSDKHSRFITMRAATQGRTTPARAKNIIDSSKTPPKRAYFLVSNASAKKEALPKTSSFSVSTTPQKQLITPFEAVTTASTMPTTQTVTTVKIEETSIQTTEKLFDSTTITPPTVSTTSVSKPKTKRPRKSRRRKEGKRGRKRKSKNRKRNRKEKKRKNKKSKKGKNRGRNKAKTRSARSLVDSSTFSNHISSDIFHILTLLEQDADFNNLNDIIESLSHASILDFIDSEVT